A stretch of the bacterium genome encodes the following:
- a CDS encoding N-acetyltransferase, giving the protein MSYPVNDRQLIRDCEIGEGTKVWNFVNMYGCKVGRDSMIGTFVEVQGGVVIGDRTRVQSHTFICELVTIGNDVFVGHGVMFINDTMPPQPEKEKWKATRIEDGASLGSNSTILPVRVGKNAVVGAGAVVTKDVPDGAIVAGCPAKILRYKDGYGPKK; this is encoded by the coding sequence ATGAGTTACCCGGTGAACGACAGGCAGCTGATCCGCGACTGCGAGATCGGCGAGGGCACCAAGGTCTGGAACTTCGTCAACATGTACGGCTGCAAGGTGGGCCGCGACAGCATGATCGGCACTTTTGTCGAGGTGCAGGGCGGCGTCGTCATCGGCGATCGCACCCGCGTGCAGAGCCACACCTTCATCTGCGAGCTGGTGACCATCGGCAACGACGTCTTCGTCGGCCACGGTGTCATGTTCATCAACGACACCATGCCGCCGCAGCCCGAGAAGGAGAAGTGGAAGGCCACCCGCATCGAGGACGGGGCCAGCCTGGGCTCCAATTCCACGATCCTGCCGGTGCGCGTCGGCAAGAACGCCGTCGTCGGCGCCGGCGCCGTGGTGACCAAGGACGTGCCCGACGGCGCCATCGTGGCCGGCTGTCCGGCGAAGATCCTGCGCTACAAAGACGGCTACGGACCTAAGAAGTAG
- a CDS encoding zf-TFIIB domain-containing protein: protein MKCPACRVPMYVAEYQQIELDLCGRCDGVWFDGGELALLLGDEPPLAATEAAPDEATRTCPLCDKPMAKVNIGPGRRVVVDQCPQRCGLWFDGPELAELTTDLETAGWCLSAKVRGFLREMFPAKGGK, encoded by the coding sequence ATGAAGTGTCCCGCCTGCCGCGTGCCCATGTACGTGGCCGAATACCAGCAGATCGAACTCGACCTCTGCGGTCGCTGCGACGGCGTCTGGTTCGACGGCGGCGAGCTGGCCCTGCTCCTTGGTGATGAACCGCCCCTGGCCGCCACAGAGGCGGCCCCGGACGAGGCGACACGCACCTGTCCCCTGTGCGACAAGCCCATGGCGAAGGTGAATATCGGTCCGGGCCGGCGGGTAGTCGTGGACCAGTGCCCGCAACGGTGCGGCCTGTGGTTCGACGGCCCTGAACTGGCGGAACTGACGACCGACCTGGAAACGGCGGGCTGGTGCCTGTCGGCGAAGGTGCGCGGATTCCTCCGGGAGATGTTCCCGGCGAAAGGTGGCAAGTGA
- a CDS encoding LemA family protein: MMVPLLVLLGLAAVLAMWGIGVYNGLVAARNRVKESWAQVDVQLKRRFDLIPNLMETVKGYMQHERGTLEAVTQARAAVSGAGSTGQRIEAEAGLSAALGRLFAVAEAYPDLKASANFASLQEELASTENKIGFARQFYNETVMNLNNRVQMFPGNLIAGMFHFGAETFFEVKDEVQREAPKVSFN, translated from the coding sequence CTGATGGTCCCCCTGCTGGTGCTTCTGGGTCTGGCCGCGGTCCTGGCCATGTGGGGTATCGGTGTCTACAACGGCCTCGTGGCGGCCCGCAACCGCGTCAAGGAATCGTGGGCGCAGGTCGACGTGCAGCTGAAGCGCCGTTTCGACCTGATCCCGAACCTGATGGAGACGGTGAAGGGCTACATGCAGCATGAGCGCGGCACACTGGAAGCCGTGACGCAGGCGCGCGCAGCCGTGTCAGGCGCGGGCAGCACGGGCCAGCGCATCGAGGCGGAAGCCGGGTTGTCGGCGGCGCTGGGCCGCCTGTTCGCGGTGGCCGAGGCGTATCCCGACCTGAAGGCCAGCGCGAACTTCGCCAGCCTGCAGGAAGAGCTGGCCAGCACCGAGAACAAGATCGGGTTCGCGCGCCAGTTCTACAACGAGACGGTCATGAACCTGAACAACAGGGTCCAGATGTTCCCGGGCAACCTGATCGCCGGCATGTTCCACTTCGGCGCCGAGACCTTCTTCGAAGTGAAGGACGAGGTGCAGCGCGAGGCTCCGAAGGTCTCATTCAACTGA
- a CDS encoding M48 family metallopeptidase produces MWEQIAANRRKSTLLVITAALLLALLGWAGGEYFLGQGGGTGGVLLALVVWLVMTLAAWFQGDSIMLSVAGAHRVQKADFPQLFNIVEEMTLAAGLSRMPAVYVIDDPAPNAFATGRRAENASVAVTSGLLRTLDRDELQGVVAHEMAHVRNRDIQLMLFAGVLAGAIVILAETGLRGMWLGGGRSRSRREGGGDSSGLVAIFAMLLMILAPIIAQLIYFAVSRKREYLADASAASFTRYPEGLASALEKISRAPQRLGGATSATAPMYIINPLKRAGQAAANATSTHPPIDERVRILRSMAGSGLAEYERSFRAVTNGGGVIPKSALKEDAAAPAPARPVAGPAPSTRENARQVDDYFYRQGGYRRVDCACGTTLRIPPDFASPAAKCPRCGTLHDLR; encoded by the coding sequence ATGTGGGAACAGATCGCGGCCAACCGCCGCAAGTCCACCCTGCTGGTGATCACCGCGGCGCTGCTGCTGGCATTGCTGGGCTGGGCGGGCGGCGAGTACTTCCTGGGCCAGGGCGGCGGCACGGGCGGCGTGCTGCTCGCCCTTGTCGTCTGGCTGGTCATGACGCTCGCGGCCTGGTTCCAGGGCGACAGCATCATGCTGTCTGTGGCCGGCGCGCATCGCGTGCAGAAGGCGGACTTTCCCCAGCTGTTCAACATCGTCGAGGAGATGACGCTGGCGGCAGGCCTGTCGAGGATGCCGGCGGTGTATGTCATCGACGATCCCGCCCCCAATGCGTTCGCCACCGGCCGGCGGGCCGAGAACGCGTCGGTGGCCGTTACCAGCGGCCTGTTGCGCACGCTCGACCGTGATGAACTGCAGGGCGTGGTGGCGCACGAGATGGCGCACGTGCGCAACCGCGACATCCAGCTGATGCTGTTCGCCGGCGTGCTGGCCGGGGCCATCGTCATCCTCGCCGAGACGGGATTGCGCGGCATGTGGCTGGGCGGGGGCCGCAGCCGCTCGCGGCGCGAGGGTGGGGGCGACAGCTCGGGCCTGGTCGCCATCTTCGCGATGCTGCTGATGATCCTGGCGCCGATCATCGCGCAGCTCATCTACTTCGCGGTCTCGCGCAAGCGGGAGTACCTGGCCGACGCCTCGGCCGCCTCGTTCACCCGCTACCCGGAAGGGCTGGCCTCGGCGCTGGAGAAGATCAGCCGGGCGCCGCAACGCCTGGGCGGGGCCACCTCGGCCACGGCGCCCATGTACATCATCAACCCGCTCAAGCGTGCGGGGCAGGCGGCGGCCAACGCCACCAGCACGCATCCGCCCATCGACGAGCGCGTGCGCATCCTGCGTTCGATGGCCGGCTCGGGGCTGGCCGAGTACGAACGCAGCTTCCGCGCCGTGACCAACGGTGGCGGGGTCATCCCGAAGTCGGCGTTGAAGGAGGATGCGGCAGCGCCCGCGCCGGCGCGGCCCGTCGCGGGCCCGGCGCCGTCAACGCGCGAGAACGCACGGCAGGTCGACGACTACTTCTACAGGCAGGGTGGTTACCGCCGCGTGGACTGCGCCTGCGGGACCACACTGCGCATCCCGCCCGATTTCGCCTCGCCGGCGGCCAAGTGCCCCCGCTGCGGCACGCTGCACGACCTTCGCTGA
- a CDS encoding aminodeoxychorismate/anthranilate synthase component II, which yields MSARGPVVILDNYDSFTFNLFQLVAGLDDGREPLVFRNDALSLPELRALAPWRLVISPGPAGPDRPGYLGVGLEAITELGPEVPILGVCLGHLGIIDAMGGRIVRAPEPCHGKTSLILHDDAGLFAGLPEPLEVMRYHSLVGERASLPDCLRVTAWTDEGLVMGVRHRKWPLYGVQFHPESIGTEYGPAMVARFLTEGFHKDVVVDRDV from the coding sequence ATGAGTGCACGAGGACCTGTCGTCATCCTCGACAACTACGACTCGTTCACCTTCAACCTGTTCCAGCTCGTCGCGGGGCTCGACGACGGGCGTGAACCACTCGTGTTCCGCAACGACGCCCTGTCGCTGCCCGAGCTGCGGGCGCTGGCGCCGTGGCGTCTTGTCATCTCGCCGGGACCGGCGGGCCCCGACCGCCCCGGCTACCTGGGTGTGGGACTGGAAGCCATCACCGAACTGGGGCCCGAAGTGCCCATCCTCGGCGTGTGCCTGGGCCACCTGGGTATCATCGACGCGATGGGCGGCCGCATCGTGCGCGCACCCGAGCCCTGCCACGGCAAGACGTCGCTCATCCTCCACGACGACGCCGGCCTCTTTGCCGGCCTGCCCGAGCCGCTCGAGGTGATGCGTTACCATTCACTCGTGGGCGAGCGCGCCTCGCTGCCGGACTGCCTGCGCGTGACGGCCTGGACCGACGAGGGGCTGGTCATGGGTGTCAGGCACCGCAAGTGGCCGCTGTACGGCGTGCAGTTCCACCCCGAGAGCATCGGCACCGAATACGGCCCGGCGATGGTGGCGCGTTTCCTGACCGAGGGCTTCCACAAGGACGTGGTCGTCGATCGCGACGTCTGA
- the pabB gene encoding aminodeoxychorismate synthase component I: MDFSFVCAHAARRRMTAATAMPFWRAVELFPPAGEVFLLDSALPDGRLGRWSFAGGEPCAQLSGRRRQGTGGTLDLTLTVWREPDGSRPGSPRRLDLSGDPWQALRLLRQAYGPATGPADDQAPFGGGLVGWFGYDAAWAAERLPWRQDRTESAAPDLLFLACDDVLCHDHANGTTTLVATGRGCDPQAAERDLEARLAAWQARLGATQGRSDPADPATSEPPAPPACDRAPDLSLVTAACDETAYREAVERCRDHILAGDAFEICLTQQLSAPLPCDPWRLYGALRAVNPAPFAAFLRAGGVTVAGASPERFLSLDVRGRLESRPIKGTRPRGTTPAADELLRRDLADSPKDNAENTMIVDLVRSDLGRVAAVGSVAVPELRIVESFATVHQLVSTITAELKPGRDALDAMRACFPGGSMTGAPKLEAMAIIEALEPMPRGIYAGALGWLGWDGAMDLSIIIRTFIGTNGRVTFGVGGAVTADSEPGAEYRETLDKARALLAALEIARDGCTERDGI, from the coding sequence GTGGATTTTTCGTTTGTGTGCGCCCACGCCGCCCGCCGTCGGATGACGGCGGCCACGGCGATGCCGTTCTGGCGCGCCGTCGAGCTGTTCCCGCCCGCCGGCGAGGTTTTCCTGCTCGACAGCGCCCTGCCGGACGGACGGCTCGGCCGCTGGTCCTTTGCCGGCGGCGAACCCTGCGCGCAGCTGTCCGGCCGCCGCCGGCAGGGCACCGGCGGCACGCTCGACCTCACCTTGACGGTCTGGCGCGAACCTGACGGCTCGCGCCCGGGGTCGCCACGCCGCCTGGACCTGTCCGGCGACCCGTGGCAGGCGCTGCGCCTGTTGCGACAGGCCTACGGGCCGGCGACAGGGCCGGCCGACGACCAGGCTCCCTTCGGCGGCGGCCTGGTCGGCTGGTTCGGCTACGACGCCGCCTGGGCCGCCGAGCGCCTGCCCTGGCGGCAGGACCGCACCGAATCGGCCGCCCCCGACCTCCTGTTCCTGGCCTGCGACGACGTGCTGTGCCACGACCACGCCAACGGAACCACCACGCTCGTGGCCACCGGGCGCGGCTGTGACCCGCAGGCGGCGGAACGCGATCTCGAGGCGCGCCTCGCCGCCTGGCAGGCCAGACTCGGCGCAACCCAGGGCCGGAGCGACCCGGCCGACCCGGCCACCAGCGAGCCGCCGGCCCCACCGGCCTGCGACCGCGCTCCGGACCTGTCCCTCGTCACGGCCGCCTGCGACGAGACGGCCTACCGTGAAGCCGTCGAGCGCTGTCGCGACCACATCCTGGCCGGCGACGCCTTCGAGATCTGCCTTACGCAGCAGCTTTCGGCTCCCCTGCCCTGCGACCCCTGGCGCCTGTACGGAGCGCTGCGCGCGGTGAACCCGGCGCCGTTCGCCGCCTTCCTGCGCGCCGGCGGCGTCACCGTGGCCGGGGCTTCGCCGGAGCGCTTCCTCAGCCTGGACGTCCGCGGCCGGCTCGAGAGCCGCCCCATCAAGGGCACGCGACCGCGCGGGACGACGCCCGCCGCGGACGAACTCCTGCGCCGCGACCTGGCCGATTCCCCGAAGGACAACGCCGAGAACACGATGATCGTCGATCTCGTGCGCAGCGACCTCGGACGCGTCGCCGCGGTAGGCAGCGTAGCGGTGCCCGAATTGCGCATCGTCGAGTCGTTCGCGACGGTGCACCAGCTCGTTTCGACGATCACCGCGGAACTGAAACCGGGGCGGGACGCCCTCGACGCCATGCGCGCCTGCTTTCCCGGCGGCTCGATGACGGGAGCGCCCAAACTGGAAGCGATGGCGATCATCGAGGCGCTGGAACCGATGCCGCGCGGCATCTACGCCGGCGCGCTCGGCTGGCTGGGCTGGGACGGGGCCATGGACCTGAGCATCATCATCCGCACCTTCATCGGCACGAATGGCCGGGTGACGTTCGGGGTGGGCGGCGCCGTTACCGCCGACAGTGAACCGGGTGCGGAGTACCGCGAGACCCTGGACAAGGCCCGGGCGCTGCTGGCGGCGCTGGAAATCGCCCGTGACGGGTGCACTGAAAGGGACGGAATATGA